From the Cohaesibacter sp. ES.047 genome, one window contains:
- the istB gene encoding IS21-like element helper ATPase IstB — translation MLTHPTLEQLNSLKLDGMAEAFTELASQDGTVDLTHAEWLGLLIDREAASRETKRFESRMRTARLRHVGAAPEDVDYKTRRGLDKALFQQLLTGKWIRDKRNLMITGSCGVGKTWLACALAQAACRSGVTVLYKRVPRLFGELEMAHADGRFPRLFRSLAKTQLLILDDWGPDRLNANQRRDLMEIVEDRYGAGSILITSQLPLKTWHEVIGEPTFADAILDRLVHNAYRLELEGQSFRKTHVKTGDENNKS, via the coding sequence ATGCTGACACATCCAACCCTGGAGCAGCTCAATAGCCTCAAGCTCGACGGCATGGCAGAGGCCTTCACCGAGCTAGCCAGCCAAGACGGAACGGTCGATCTCACCCACGCCGAATGGTTGGGGCTACTCATCGACAGAGAAGCTGCCAGCCGCGAGACCAAGCGGTTCGAGAGCCGAATGCGAACCGCCCGTCTGCGCCATGTCGGAGCCGCCCCAGAAGATGTCGACTACAAAACCAGACGTGGGCTGGACAAGGCGCTGTTCCAGCAACTGCTGACAGGTAAATGGATACGGGACAAACGGAACTTGATGATCACCGGCTCATGTGGCGTCGGTAAAACCTGGTTAGCCTGTGCGCTCGCTCAGGCCGCTTGTCGAAGTGGTGTCACCGTGCTTTACAAACGTGTGCCACGTCTGTTTGGCGAATTGGAGATGGCCCATGCAGACGGGCGCTTCCCGCGCCTCTTTCGAAGCCTTGCCAAAACCCAACTCCTGATCCTCGACGACTGGGGACCCGACCGTCTGAATGCAAACCAGAGACGGGACCTCATGGAAATCGTCGAAGACCGATATGGTGCAGGGTCAATCCTGATCACCAGCCAATTGCCACTGAAAACCTGGCACGAGGTTATCGGCGAACCTACCTTCGCCGATGCAATCCTCGATCGGCTCGTGCACAACGCATATCGCCTCGAACTCGAAGGCCAGTCCTTCCGAAAAACCCATGTCAAAACGGGTGACGAAAACAACAAAAGCTGA
- a CDS encoding winged helix-turn-helix domain-containing protein, giving the protein MIQHGKGDFAMSAALILSDAFDADSLRRLAKGCRNAKQSRRLLAIAAVYDGMNRADAAKVGGMDRQTLRDWVLRFNEQGTDGLVDIKATGAPMRLSPEQLEEFVAIVETGPDPEKDGVSVWRSQDLVRVIQERFGVSYKERGVRDLLRRMGYVRISGRPQHPEQKPEVIDAFKKTSPQRWQRM; this is encoded by the coding sequence GTGATTCAACATGGCAAAGGAGATTTTGCCATGTCTGCCGCTTTGATTCTTAGCGATGCTTTTGACGCCGATAGTTTGCGCCGTCTTGCCAAAGGATGCCGCAATGCCAAACAGAGCCGCCGCCTACTGGCCATTGCGGCTGTCTATGACGGCATGAACCGTGCTGATGCCGCCAAAGTCGGCGGTATGGACCGCCAGACTTTGCGAGATTGGGTTCTTCGCTTCAATGAGCAAGGCACCGATGGTCTTGTCGACATCAAAGCAACCGGCGCTCCCATGCGCTTGAGCCCAGAACAGCTCGAAGAGTTTGTTGCTATCGTTGAAACCGGTCCTGATCCTGAGAAGGACGGCGTCTCTGTCTGGCGTAGCCAGGATCTGGTGCGTGTGATCCAAGAGCGGTTTGGGGTCTCCTACAAGGAACGTGGAGTACGGGATCTTTTGCGCCGCATGGGGTATGTGCGCATATCTGGTCGACCTCAACATCCAGAACAAAAGCCTGAAGTCATTGATGCTTTCAAAAAAACTTCTCCGCAACGTTGGCAGCGCATGTAG
- a CDS encoding IS256 family transposase has protein sequence MSIDKALLDHLMEGRKAGDLFGEDGILQELTKALAERALSAELDEHLTEERADAPPEGANQAPNRRNGRSQKTVTTDSGKVILDIPRDRNGSFDPLLIAKYQRRFPEFDTKIISMYARGMTTREIQGHIEDIYGIEASPSLISAITDAVMEEVTAWQNRPLEPCYPIVFMDAIRVKIRTDGVVLNKAVFVALAVLPDGTRDVLGLWFQANEGAKFWAKVLSDLRNRGVQDILIAVVDGLKGFPQAIEAAFPQTQVQTCIVHLLRHSMSFASYKDRKAVAAALKAVYTAVDAAAAETALAEFENSDLAAKYPAIAPSWRRTWNEVIPFLDYPPQVRRLIYTTNAIEALNSKIRRAVRSRGHFPSDEAAAKLIYLALNATSVEWKRSVREWHSVKSQFAIMFEDRFQMA, from the coding sequence ATGAGCATCGACAAAGCCCTTTTGGATCATCTGATGGAAGGCCGCAAAGCGGGCGATCTGTTCGGAGAGGACGGGATTCTGCAAGAACTGACCAAGGCGCTGGCCGAACGAGCCCTGAGCGCCGAACTGGACGAGCATCTGACCGAAGAACGCGCCGATGCGCCGCCTGAAGGCGCGAACCAGGCGCCAAATCGTCGCAATGGCCGCAGCCAGAAGACGGTGACCACCGACAGCGGGAAGGTCATTCTCGACATTCCCCGTGACCGCAACGGCAGCTTTGATCCTCTGCTGATCGCCAAGTATCAGCGCCGCTTTCCCGAGTTCGACACCAAGATCATCAGCATGTACGCGCGCGGGATGACGACCCGCGAGATCCAGGGGCATATCGAGGATATCTATGGTATAGAGGCGTCCCCGAGCCTGATTTCGGCGATCACCGATGCCGTGATGGAGGAAGTGACCGCCTGGCAGAACCGCCCGCTGGAACCGTGTTATCCGATTGTGTTCATGGACGCGATCCGGGTCAAGATCCGCACCGACGGCGTGGTTCTGAACAAGGCGGTTTTTGTGGCCCTGGCTGTTCTCCCGGACGGCACCCGCGACGTTCTGGGGCTTTGGTTCCAGGCCAATGAGGGTGCCAAGTTCTGGGCTAAAGTTCTCAGCGATCTGCGCAACCGTGGCGTTCAGGACATTCTCATCGCCGTCGTGGACGGTCTGAAGGGCTTCCCCCAGGCCATCGAGGCAGCCTTTCCTCAGACCCAGGTCCAGACCTGTATCGTGCATCTGCTGCGCCATTCCATGAGCTTTGCCAGCTACAAGGATCGCAAGGCCGTCGCAGCGGCTCTTAAGGCTGTCTACACCGCTGTGGACGCAGCAGCCGCGGAGACTGCGCTGGCGGAGTTCGAAAACAGCGACCTTGCCGCCAAATACCCGGCAATCGCGCCGAGTTGGCGCCGGACTTGGAACGAGGTGATCCCGTTCCTTGACTATCCGCCCCAAGTGCGCAGGCTGATCTACACCACGAACGCCATTGAAGCACTGAACTCGAAAATCCGCCGGGCCGTTCGCTCCCGCGGGCATTTCCCCAGTGACGAGGCAGCTGCGAAATTGATTTATCTCGCCCTGAATGCTACTTCTGTGGAATGGAAACGCTCCGTGCGCGAATGGCACTCAGTGAAAAGCCAGTTCGCAATAATGTTCGAAGATCGTTTCCAAATGGCGTAA
- a CDS encoding DUF1153 domain-containing protein: MSTTMDDKIKRWTAKRKSALVIEIIQGKTTVSEASRSFDLSPSEIEGWVEDAKRGLENSLRANPLDIIPRA, encoded by the coding sequence ATGAGTACGACTATGGACGATAAGATCAAACGCTGGACAGCGAAGCGGAAATCGGCATTGGTTATTGAGATCATTCAGGGCAAGACGACGGTATCAGAAGCAAGCCGCTCTTTTGATCTGTCGCCCTCCGAGATTGAGGGATGGGTTGAAGACGCCAAGCGAGGGTTGGAGAATAGCCTGCGTGCCAATCCCCTCGACATTATACCAAGGGCGTGA
- a CDS encoding lipopolysaccharide assembly protein LapB: MKRTILLNGAIRDVEEFVLIADSILHKREQVDADISVVISTWHEDIAANTEIFRWLASEGAAIIGSPNIQEGGPANIYRQWRTLNAGLNACDDDALILKGRTDKFLLRKDVLSAFISREFNEEPYQRMISENRLAVEHLSLSLPFMAKDMIYLGGMKALRNVTHFSLRTRYVADHIFNGIGPECFLWLEYARSDSNLLRLVEKLDFRQISVHMLQYGSVFDYKFDEVPPHIGYLYKRWVETFDKEFLFLSDVLKCGFAPSWLVDEGSWRYLIGDRPEYEKLKNALKAIPPMIENPIPSTSYLNSASAHRFEDAEIVAPQYPFPLQIEQIRNSNKREYSDIVLLRQSIIKEEIEKDEPNEARLRKALYWNIRQRDRGTLEQSYLWLMEGKPQKRYMSTADQIFVLERMIDFFTFQQDFDNIGKTIDNFLPLIKKDPKLTVRLGEHYFRNDKKYKALYWFLRAYMHNKTDLGVAHGLGCTLLDLRFPKLAIYFLEKAHKISPNDQTAAFTLLRAYHATGKQQEAMKILDILSNNLRLEAERILNVRD; this comes from the coding sequence ATGAAAAGAACAATCCTTCTAAATGGGGCAATTCGAGATGTTGAAGAGTTTGTTCTGATTGCTGATTCGATACTGCATAAAAGAGAGCAAGTCGACGCGGACATTTCCGTTGTTATTTCGACATGGCACGAAGACATCGCAGCCAATACCGAAATTTTTAGGTGGCTTGCCAGCGAAGGTGCTGCAATTATAGGCTCTCCAAACATTCAAGAGGGTGGCCCTGCGAACATATACCGGCAATGGAGGACCCTGAATGCGGGGCTTAACGCCTGTGACGATGATGCTCTGATATTGAAGGGGCGTACGGATAAATTTCTGCTGCGCAAGGATGTTCTAAGCGCATTTATAAGCAGAGAATTCAACGAAGAGCCTTATCAGAGGATGATATCGGAAAACCGGTTGGCTGTCGAACATCTTTCGTTGAGCTTGCCGTTTATGGCCAAAGATATGATCTATCTCGGCGGCATGAAGGCACTTAGAAATGTTACCCATTTTTCGCTTAGAACACGCTATGTCGCCGACCACATATTTAACGGAATTGGTCCCGAATGCTTCTTATGGCTGGAGTATGCGCGAAGCGATTCAAATCTTCTTCGTCTGGTCGAGAAACTCGATTTTCGTCAGATTTCGGTCCACATGCTGCAATACGGCAGTGTATTCGACTATAAGTTTGATGAAGTCCCTCCACATATAGGATATCTGTACAAGCGTTGGGTTGAGACATTTGATAAGGAATTCCTCTTTTTGAGCGATGTTTTAAAATGCGGCTTCGCTCCGTCGTGGCTGGTTGACGAAGGCAGCTGGCGTTATCTGATTGGTGATCGGCCGGAATACGAAAAGCTCAAAAATGCTCTTAAAGCAATACCACCGATGATCGAAAATCCAATACCGAGCACTTCGTATTTGAACTCGGCTTCGGCACATCGCTTTGAAGACGCGGAAATAGTGGCTCCTCAGTATCCATTTCCTCTGCAAATTGAACAAATCCGCAACAGCAACAAGCGGGAATACTCCGATATTGTACTGTTGCGCCAATCGATCATAAAGGAAGAGATCGAAAAGGACGAACCTAATGAGGCTCGTCTGAGGAAAGCACTTTACTGGAATATAAGACAGCGCGACAGGGGAACCTTGGAACAATCCTACCTCTGGCTTATGGAGGGCAAGCCTCAAAAGCGCTATATGAGCACTGCTGACCAGATTTTTGTATTGGAGCGAATGATAGACTTTTTTACGTTCCAGCAAGATTTTGACAATATAGGCAAGACAATTGACAATTTTTTGCCCCTCATCAAAAAGGATCCCAAGCTTACGGTCAGATTGGGTGAGCACTATTTCAGAAACGACAAGAAATACAAAGCTCTTTATTGGTTTCTACGCGCTTATATGCATAACAAGACAGATTTAGGGGTCGCACATGGACTAGGCTGCACTCTTCTTGATTTACGCTTCCCCAAACTAGCAATCTATTTTCTGGAAAAAGCCCATAAAATAAGCCCTAATGACCAGACGGCTGCATTTACGCTTTTGCGTGCATATCACGCCACCGGGAAACAGCAGGAAGCCATGAAAATACTCGATATATTGAGTAACAATTTGCGGCTGGAAGCGGAAAGGATTCTAAATGTTCGCGACTAG
- a CDS encoding rhamnan synthesis F family protein, whose product MRIEAQKPTESQISPSDIIVSQSTEDERIYSVDVPAYLDGSCGGKDEFARLSENFKVAARRPHLLIIHGFYEEEAKIIFEKAKNLRDTDVVLTTPNENICNYFISHVPCAIACFVVPNVGRDIFPFLLALRNLDIDHYKTFIKLHTKRSLHVADAGAWFLVNLLSFIGSNEVTKQLYELADQNVTSLYGLETFKITDHYINNQPWLSWLIGSDYSSSDVKFIPGSMFLGTGFFLRSVASRELWRYRFDGENGQLDGTLAHAMERYFGVIAEEGGGSCETLMELIAAKDER is encoded by the coding sequence ATGCGTATTGAGGCTCAGAAGCCAACAGAATCTCAGATATCTCCAAGTGATATTATAGTTTCTCAATCCACTGAAGACGAACGTATATATTCTGTGGATGTGCCGGCCTATTTAGACGGTTCGTGCGGCGGTAAGGACGAATTTGCGCGGCTTTCTGAAAATTTTAAAGTTGCAGCTCGACGGCCTCATCTGTTAATAATACATGGATTCTATGAAGAAGAAGCAAAAATTATATTTGAAAAAGCAAAGAATTTGCGCGATACAGACGTTGTATTGACAACGCCGAATGAAAATATTTGCAATTACTTCATTTCTCACGTTCCTTGTGCAATTGCCTGTTTTGTTGTTCCCAATGTTGGTCGTGACATTTTTCCTTTTTTGCTTGCTTTACGCAACCTGGATATAGACCATTATAAAACGTTCATCAAACTTCATACGAAGCGTTCTCTCCATGTTGCAGATGCTGGTGCCTGGTTTCTCGTAAATCTTCTGTCGTTCATCGGTAGCAACGAGGTAACGAAACAGCTTTATGAATTGGCTGATCAGAATGTTACTTCGCTGTACGGATTAGAAACGTTCAAGATTACAGATCACTATATAAATAACCAACCTTGGCTTTCGTGGCTCATAGGATCTGATTACAGCTCAAGCGACGTAAAGTTCATACCCGGTAGTATGTTTTTAGGAACTGGCTTTTTTTTGAGATCAGTTGCGAGCCGAGAATTGTGGCGTTATCGCTTTGATGGTGAGAATGGGCAGCTTGATGGGACGCTTGCACATGCCATGGAGCGTTACTTTGGCGTTATAGCAGAAGAGGGTGGCGGCTCTTGTGAAACATTAATGGAGCTGATTGCGGCTAAGGATGAACGATGA